The genomic interval AGTATAGGCTAACTTCATACAAGGATACTTTTGATGATCGGGTTCTCTGAAAGTTAGGCTTCCTGCTTTTACTAAATCTAACCGTTCCCAATCGGTATAAATTCGATCGGGCCAAGAAAGAGCATAGAGAATGGGTAAACGCATATCCGGCCAGCCTAACTGGGCCAGTACGGAGGTATCTTGTAACTCAATTAAAGAATGAATAATACTTTGAGGATGGATGACAATCTCAATATCGTCGTAATCCATACCAAACAAGAAGTGCGCCTCAATCACTTCTAGCCCTTTGTTCATTAGGGTGGCAGAATCAATGGTAATCTTGCGACCCATCGACCAGTTGGGATGTTTCAGCGCATCAGCTACCTTAACTTCCGATAACTTTTCTACCGGCCAATCGCGGAATGCGCCCCCAGAGGCGGTTAAAATAATCTTTCGCAGTCCGCCTGCGGGTACGCCTTGCAAGCATTGAAAAATCGCACTATGTTCTGAGTCAGCCGGGAGTAGCTTGACGCCGTGCTTTTCAACTAAAGGCAGAACCACCGGGCCGCCTGCAATTAGTGTTTCTTTATTGGCTAAAGCAATATCTTTTCCGGCTTCAATGGCTGCAATGGTGGGTAACAACCCCGCACAGCCGACAATTCCCGTGACGACGCTTTCGGCATCCCCATAGGCGGCGACTTCGGCAACTCCAGCTTCTCCGGCGACTAAAATGGGTTGAGAATCGAGATCTGCGATCGCCTCTTTTAATTCGGGTAACTTATCCTCAGCACAAATTGCCACAATCTCTGGTTGAAATTGGCGAATTTGTTGGGCTAACATCTCAACATTACGGCCTGCCGCTAACCCCACAATCCGAAACCGATCGGGATACTGAGCGACAATATCAAGCGTTTGAGTACCGATAGAGCCAGTAGAGCCAAGTAAAGAAATTGCTTTCACAGGTTTTTTGAGTATTGGGATCGCAACTACTGTGACATTTTCCCACACCAAAATAAAGATCTTACGGTGAGTTGCTAAATTTCCTCTGGAGTGCGCCTCATGCGGTGGAGTTCTAGCCTGCTTTGC from Desertifilum tharense IPPAS B-1220 carries:
- the dxr gene encoding 1-deoxy-D-xylulose-5-phosphate reductoisomerase, which encodes MKAISLLGSTGSIGTQTLDIVAQYPDRFRIVGLAAGRNVEMLAQQIRQFQPEIVAICAEDKLPELKEAIADLDSQPILVAGEAGVAEVAAYGDAESVVTGIVGCAGLLPTIAAIEAGKDIALANKETLIAGGPVVLPLVEKHGVKLLPADSEHSAIFQCLQGVPAGGLRKIILTASGGAFRDWPVEKLSEVKVADALKHPNWSMGRKITIDSATLMNKGLEVIEAHFLFGMDYDDIEIVIHPQSIIHSLIELQDTSVLAQLGWPDMRLPILYALSWPDRIYTDWERLDLVKAGSLTFREPDHQKYPCMKLAYTAGRAGGSMPAVLNAANEQAVALFLEEKVQFLEIPQLIETVCDRHRAHNSTSPSLEDITEADRWARQAVIAASEQLNTQRLIPLR